The Pseudomonas sp. FeN3W region TCAAATCCTTTACCATCCGCCAGTTACACCGATTTGTTTGATTACAAATCACTGCTCTTTAAAAACATAGAGAAGTTTTAAACGAGGAAGGGGCCACGCGGTTTCGACTGCGCCGCCAAGTGCCTGGCACTACCTTCCTCACTTTTACGCGGCCTTGAGCGATCAGGGCTGCATTGGAAAGTTGGCCGAGTCGGTCGAAGGCGCTCCCCTGCTAAGGGAGTATGTCCCAAAAGGGCATCAAGGGTTCGAATCCCTTACTTTCCGCCAATTTCTGCGGTACGATTCAATCGTTCGCAGGCCAATCCCTCTATTGAGGTTGTATTGGCGAGCTCATCCGTCCCGCACCAGGGCATCTAGGCCCGAAATGTCGTGGATGAGCTCGACCAATGCAAGATAATCGCAGCAATGCGACACAAAGCTGGCGTGTCCCGCCCTGGTAGCGGCAGTTATGGTGAGAGACCATAAGTCTGGCGGATCGAAAGAATCATCGGGCCAGCTCAATCCGTTACCGAAGGAATTCGGGATCTTGCAGGATTTTAGATTTGATTGCTATCTGATAGCGGTCAGAGATTATGATGACCAGCCTCGATCATTGCCGAAGCGTTCATTAGGGTTGTGGGGATAACCTAGTGGGACGACGATGGTAAGGGCGGTGCCCACTACCCCAGAATTTGGGTCATCATTGATTTTCGGAGATTAGCGCAGTCTGGTAGCGCGCCTGTTTTGGGAGCAGGATGTCGCAGGTTCGAGTCCTGCATCTCCGACCACATTTGCCATAAGTTCCTCTGGTCTTGGGCAAATCCATCCGTAAGGGTGAAGGGCGGCGTAGTTCTAGAATACGCTGACGACAAGGCTTGGCCAGCAGCCCTGTTTGTGACGTCATTAAAGCCGCATGGTAGGCCCGGTCTCGAAAGAGCGGTGGAGGAGGAAACTCCTTAGAAGCCAAGGGTCAGCTGACTTGTGAGTGGAATAGTAACTCTCAATCTGGATAGGTGGCCGAGTGGCTGAAGGTTGCGGTCTTGAAAACCGTCGAAGGGGAAACTCTTCCGTGAGTTCGAATCTCACCCTATCCGCCATATTTTATAACTCGCAAGTTGCGTGTTAGTTGCAAAGTTTCGGGAAGTTGGCAGAGCTGGCTTATTGCTCTGGTCTTGAAAACCAGCGGGTCTTGAAAGAGGCCCCGTGAGTTCGAATCTCACACTTCCCGCCATATTTGGTGTGCTCCCCTGGCTTGGGATACCGGTTCGAATCCGGGTATAAGGGAATGGGCCCTTATTGAGTCGGTCTAGCACTTCGCGCCGTGCACTGAGGTTCGAATCCTCAACACACCAAACCCGTTTTAGTTAACCAGGTAAGTATCTGAGCGTGATCTGAATGCAGGATTGTGACCTGCTAAAGTGCAATGGTGACGGAGTTCCTAGGCCCGGTAAACAAAGCATGTAGCGTATAGCTTAGCGGAAAAAGCAAGGAGCAGTGCTCCTCACGGTGGTTCGAATCCATCTACGCAAGTCCGGGTTCACAGCCGGAGAGATCACGCCCAAATGCAGACCTTGTGAGAGGATGCATCTGGAAATGCCGATAGACTGCGTGCACGGGGTAGGGTCGCAACCCCCTGAAACGTTAGAGACAGGCTCTCTTGACGAGCTTCGGTATTTCCAAATGCATTAGCAGGCGGTAAAGGAACATGTTCGAGGCGTGATTGGAATGAGATCTGAATGCAAGTTGGTGGCTTGCTAAGCGAAATGGTGACGGGATTCCTAGGCCCGGTGAACAAACCGTGAGTGTGTAGCTCAGTCTGGTAGAGCAGGGGCCGCAAGCTCTGTGTCGGTGGTTCAAATCCATTCATGTATGCCGGGATCACATCCGGCCAGATCTCAGACCAATGAGGCCTTAAGGCTAACGATTACGGAGATTAGCGCAGTCCGGTAGCGCGCCTGCTTTGGGAGCAGGATGTCGCAGGTTCGAATCCTGCATCTCCGACCATTTTACGGTTTTGCCATGGCAAGACTTAAAACGTTCGATTCTGTAAATGCGCAGGCTGATGCGCGAAAGACGGCACGTCCTTAATGAGGCCCGCGCTGTCGCTGACTAAGAGGCTTGGACTGAACATGTCAGCGGATGCCTGTAGTGGTCTACTGATCCCGGACACCGATTTAGGCGAAAATCCTCGCCATCAAGAGGTGTTCGATGAGCAAGCAACGACGTACGTTTTCCGCCGAGTTCAAACGCGAGGCTGCTGCCTTGGTTCTGGATCAAGGCTATAGCCATATCGAGGCCTGCCGTTCGCTGGGCATCGTGGATTCGGCATTGCGCCGCTGGGTGAAACAGCTTCAGGACGAGCGTCAGGGCGTCACGCCGAAGAGCAAGGCGCTGACACCCGAGCAGCAGAAGATTCAGGAGCTAGAAGCCCGGATCAACCGGCTGGAACGGGAGAAAGCGATATTAAAAAAGGCTACCGCTCTCTTGATGTCGGACGAACTCGATCGTACGCGCTGATAGACCAGTTGAGTGAGCAGGAGCCGGTAGAAGTGGTCTGTTCAGCTTTCGATGTGGCGCGGTCGTGCTACTACGCCCATCGCCTTCGACGTCGCCGTGTCGATGCTCGTCGCGTTGCGCTACGTAGCCGGGTCAACGAGTTGTTTAGCCAAAGTCGAGGCTCGGCTGGCAGCCGAAGCATCCTGGGCATGTTGCGCGTGGACGGCGTGACGATTGGCCGTTTCCGTGTGCGTCGGTTGATGCGTGAGCTGGGCCTCGTCAGCAAGCAGCCGGGCTCGCACGCTTACAAGCAGGCCACAGTTGAGCGCCCGGATATCCCGAATCGGTTAAACCGCAAGTTCGCAGTCCAGCGCCCGAACCAGGTGTGGTGCGGCGACATTACCTACGTCTGGGCACAAGGTCGCTGGCATTACCTGGCCGCAGTGCTGGATCTGTACACACGACGGACGATTGGCTGGGCGTTTTCCACGAAGCCGGATGCTGAGCTAGTGATTAAGGCTCTCGACATGGCTTACGAACAACGCGGCCAGCCACAACAGGTGCTATTCCATTCGGATCAGGGCAGCCAGTACGCCAGCCGCCTCTTCCGGCAACGGCTATGGCGCTACCGGATGCAGCAGAGCATGAGCCGCCGAGGAAATTGCTGGGACAACTCGCCGATGGAGCGCCTGTTCCGCAGCCTGAAGTCGGAATGGATCCCAGCAACTGGATATCTGACAGCCTTGGAGGCTCAGCGAGACATCAGCCATTACCTGATGCATCGCTACAACTGGATCAGACCGCATCAATTCAACGACGGGCTGCCGCCTGCGGTGGCCGAAGAAAAACTTAACCCACTGTCCGGGATGGGTTGACCACTACAGCCGGAGATACAGCACCGGTTGCAGAATCAAACACTCAGCTGCTGTAAAGGCTGGGCTTGTAGTAAGGAAACATGCTTGATGCGGTGTTCGTCCAGGGTGGTCAGGGCAGCTTCGACATTGATTCATTCTTAAAGCGGGTGTAGGACACCATCTGCGATTTGGATGTTTAGGTGAATGCAGGGCACGAGTCCAATGGCCTGCTTAAAGAAGTTAAGGAGGGTTCGACTCCCTCACACCGTCACTTATTTCGCTGTATCGTCTTCTAAGGGATATTCAAATGAAATGCGATGTAGCACCAACTGTTGAAGCCATCATGAACACGGCTGCCTTGATTAAGCACAGCAGTGATCAGTTGATGCGCGTGGCCAATGATCTGAGTGCTTCAGGCAACATCAATGACGCCTCAGAAGCTGCCGAGATCATTCAGAACATGCTCGGCAACCTGGGTCTTCAGGAACTGATGACCAGGCCACTCGAAGCGATGAGAAAGCAAGTGTGGCTGGATGCGCAAAAATTGCAGGATTGAGCCCAGGCTCGACCCTTCATAAACACCCCGAAGCTATCGCTGGATAGGGGAGGTCTAAACGAGCTGATGGATGCGATCGGGCGAGTCGACCGGGTGCTGCGACCATCGAAAGCGAAACCACTACGGAACAGACGTGCTGGTATCTATTACCCAGCATAAGACCTGCCGCTTGAGCGGGTTTTAAATGGTCAAGAGTCCGCCAGATGCCCTGGAAACAGGTGTCATTTGAAAATGATCCCCCAGATTCTTTTCAAATGATTTTCGGAGATTAGCGCAGTCCGGTAGCGCGCCTGCTTTGGGAGCAGGATGTCGCAGGTTCGAATCCTGCATCTCCGACCAATCCAACAGTGATCAGTGGATCTCTGTGTGAAGTAAGCGTTGCGTTCCTCTGAATTTGGTGTATGATTCGCGGCCCTAAAGAATTGTAAGTGCTGCTGGTCAGCCGTATCGCCGAGGACGGAAGGCGAAAAGCCGTTGACACCAGGAAAGACTGGGAATCGGTTATCAGGATTATGGATTTAGTTCAGCGGTAACCCCGGAGCGCGTAACCGGGACTAATTTTGAAGGTTGTCAAGCAGCCTTCTAGGCTCTTTTTGAGCCACACGCATTCAGGGGCGCAGGTATAGCGCAATGCGGGTAATAGGTGCAGGCAGGCGGGTTAGAATCCCGCTAGGTAAAAACATGAGCCTGATTAAATGCCGGTGGCAGCCAACCTGTGCTCTTGATTAATTGCCGACATAGCTCAGCAGGTAGAGCAGCGCACTCGTAACGCGAAGGTCGGGGGTTCGATTCCCTCTGTCGGCACCAACTCTTACGAACGGGTAAAGTGGGCAGCATTTTTTGCTATCAAATTGTCGACAGAGCTTCTTCTGGCCAGTCACACTGATACGAAAGCAGCCTCCAGGACACCTCATGCCTACCACGACTCTAACCCGTTCAGAAGCACTACGTCTGATTACGCCATTCGTTCAGATTCTTGATCAGAACAGGCAAGCTACAGACACCCATGCCGCCTTGCTGCATTCTGGTGCCTATCGCATGGTTCAGTTGTTCGTCATTCAGCTGAATCAGCAAGGAAATTTCAGCACCCGCGATGCTGTCCAAAGTGTTTTGTGCGAGTATCGAGATCGTCGAGCAGAGATTCTTTCTGCACACGATCTTGCAAGGTCTCTGAATCTCTTGTGCGAGACCGCAGATTTTGGCTCATACCATGCAGTGAAAGGCTTTTCCGACCTAATGCACCAAGTGCTAGCAAATAAAGTCCAGGCGCCTATGGGATTTTGCAAAGAACTGGCCAGCAACCTAAGGGTTCAGGCGATTGAGTGGCTGTCGGACAAACCCAAGATGACGGTGCAGGCGCAGCTTAACGAGATGGATCCTGATGTTGTGGCTCGCTATGGACGGGAGT contains the following coding sequences:
- a CDS encoding IS3 family transposase (programmed frameshift) produces the protein MSKQRRTFSAEFKREAAALVLDQGYSHIEACRSLGIVDSALRRWVKQLQDERQGVTPKSKALTPEQQKIQELEARINRLEREKAIFKKGYRSLDVGRTRSYALIDQLSEQEPVEVVCSAFDVARSCYYAHRLRRRRVDARRVALRSRVNELFSQSRGSAGSRSILGMLRVDGVTIGRFRVRRLMRELGLVSKQPGSHAYKQATVERPDIPNRLNRKFAVQRPNQVWCGDITYVWAQGRWHYLAAVLDLYTRRTIGWAFSTKPDAELVIKALDMAYEQRGQPQQVLFHSDQGSQYASRLFRQRLWRYRMQQSMSRRGNCWDNSPMERLFRSLKSEWIPATGYLTALEAQRDISHYLMHRYNWIRPHQFNDGLPPAVAEEKLNPLSGMG